Within the Halichoerus grypus chromosome 2, mHalGry1.hap1.1, whole genome shotgun sequence genome, the region ACAGGCAGCTGACCATGTTTACTGCCGGGAACAGAAGAGGCGCTAAGTACCCTTCCCCTGTGTGTAGCGTGagctctgggtgggggggaggggggagtcctTGCTGAAGGAAGGGCACCCAGCCTTAGTCTCCTCAGCAGTAAAATGGGGCTGACATGGCATCCCATAAAGAGCCTGGCACCCCATAAGCTTCCGGTGAATATTAGGCTTTCATGCTCTACTCCAGAGCAGTTCTGTGCTGCCAGAAACCACGGGGTGTCCCTGCCCAGATCCCCCTCCTCAGTGGCCCCATCACATGTACCCAGGATCCTGGCACAAACTCTCCATCTACTGGACTGGGGCCGCTGTGGTTCGCCTCACAGAGGGGACTCCGGGAACAGTGGCACCGACCGTCAGTGACAGTGGCAGGCCCCTCAGAAGCCTCACCTGGCCTTGTGGCACGGAGGTGAAGCCCAAGTTCCAGTAGGAGATGAGGGAGTTCTTCATTGTGTTCACAGTGAAGCCGTAGAAGGAGGTCTTGGTGCCCACATCCTTCTCGAAGCCTTTGATCACAGCACCGTTGAGTCTGGTCCAAACAGAGGTCCGTCAGCGTCCCGATGGTCACACATGCTGTGTTTGTACTTCCTTCCCCGGGGGTCTGCCGCGCCTGCCCCCAGGCCTCTGTGCAGACCGTGCCCCTTGCCCAAGGCAGCACCAGTGCCCCATCCAGCCCATCCCTGCTCCTCCAGACCTCAAGGGATGGCCTGTGAAATGGGCACATCTGGCCCCGGCggctccctccctgctggcaCGCGGCACCCGCACTCCCATCTTCAGGGTCCCGTCCCGACGGCCATGGCCCTCCCAGAGGATGCTCCCCCAGGGGCTGGCTGGGGACTAGCTCCATTCCCagctcctctcccacctcctccctggctcCTGCGCCGCATACCTGAACACGTAGTCATGGGCATCGATGTTCAGACCCTGGCGGGAGCCGTTCAGGATGCCTCCGTTCCCCACCACCGCACACCGGATGCACGTGGAGAGCGGCTTCCCGGAGGCGGCGAACAGCTCGGAGCTCTCTGAGCCGTTCAGGAGGCTCAGGGTGGAGTTGACGGCTGTGGGTGCCAGACCAGGCAGGGCGCCATGAGCGGGGCTGTCATGTGGGTCGGGGCTGTCCCGGGGCTGTTTGTGGCACGCCCCCTGCCAGAGGCCTGACACCAGCCCCATCCAAGGCACAGAGGGCGGGGGGAGAGCAAAACGTCAGTGGGGCCATGAGGCTGAACTGGGCGGGGAGGGTTTGGCTGTCCCCTCAGTCACCGCAAGAACTCGAATAACTAGTCCTCTCAAGACCGTATGCTCCACAGTAAAATAATGTGAGGCAGATTGAAGGGCGGGGGGTGCTCTGGGCGGTTTCCCACAGCGGGAACCATGGGCAGGCTGGCTGAGGGGCCCCAGCCCGTTCTCGGCCGCCTTGGGACGCTGGCCCCAGGAGGTGAGCGCTGGTCAGCAGGCACATCAagccccccccccgaccccctcGTGCTTGTAGGGGCTGGTGGGTACGGCAGGAGTCACACAGCGGGGGGGCTGAGCCCTGAGACCTTCCTGGAAAGAaaggggcaggggggtggggtgtgtgtgggggggtccccATAAGGTGCTGTGACGGCAGGGCTGGCACCTGGGCcaaaagcaggaggaagggattCTCTGGGGCCAGAGGGCTCGGCAAGCAGCAGCCACTTCCAATTACCTTGGCGGGAGAGCCCCTGCCAGCCATAGGGGGCTTTGTGCTGGCTCAGTCTGTCCCAGAGCTCCTGAGTGAAGAGGCCCCCCGAGAGCAGCACTGGAGTGGAGAGCTCGAACAGGGCACGGAAGTGGGGGTGCTTCTGGATGGCCAGATAAAGTGAGTGTCGGCAGCGCGGGCTCTGTGGGGCAGGAGATAGAGAGTGCCGAGCTCCCTTAGCTGGGGGCTGTGGCCGGTGGCAACCTTCCTAGGAGCGTGAAGGCCCTGCAGGCTGGTTGGAAGAGCTACCCTTCGCCCCCAGACTTGGTCCACCCCCAGACCTGCCAGCTGAGCTGGCTTGTGGCACAGCGGCGTGGTGGGGGTCAGAGAGCTTTCTGGATTTACCCTGTCCAGCCCTCTCTCTCCTGGATGCCACCTATCCAGGGCCTGGTGGCTCTGGCCTCTTACTCCTTCACTTCACACTTAGAGCAACCCTGGGGCGTTTTCCCACCAAATGGGTAAGACCCGCCTGCCCTTTGGTGGAGGAATTGCAGCCTGGGCTTTGGAATCCGTCGGCCTGGATCCAAATCCTAGCTCTGGCTGTTCTCACTGTAAGATTTGTATGGGACGGGCTGCTGGAAAGATTATGATCATTTTCGTCCAGGTGGTACCTGTACTGGGTTGACTAGTGTCCCCCCGCCCCCTTGTGTCtgcccagaacctcagaatgtgaccttatttgggaatatggtctttacagatgtaattaattaGGATGACGTCATACTAGtttagggtgggccctcatccaatGACTGGAGTCCTTATAAAGCCACGTGAAGACACACAGAGACTGGAGTGGCCTGGCCATAAGCCACAGAACCTCTGGCgccaccagaaactggaagaggcaaggaaggattcttccctggaACTTTCAGGAAGGTGGCCCTGCTGACCCTTTGATTTTGGATTCCGgagtctggaactgtgagaaaatcaatttctcttattttcaacACCCCAGTTTGTGCTAATTCCTTTCAGAAGCTCTAGGAAAATATACAGTGCCTCTGTGCGCAGGGACCTTGAGGGAGGGTACTGAAGAGGGTCCCACCCCATTTGCCTGCAACCCCCAATGTCTGAATCCTGCACTGCCTCGCCCTGGGTGGGGCTACCCTTCCCACTGAAGGGGGCTCTTTGTTAAGACTGCTGGTTTGACCAATGCAGGAAGGAGCTATGCAGTAATTTCTGCTATAACATTACCTATGGATGCCTAAAAACCACCACACTATGCAAAATGGGTGCAGTCAAAACCACAGGGCTTTTGGGGAAATGGGATGAGTGGCGCAACACTCAAAAGCTTTGTCAGTGATGGATGATAGGACAAACGAGGGGCCTAACAAAGATGGAGGCACAGTCTCACACATCCTGTGGTTAAGATCTACCACGTTCTACTAAACATATGGCCCTTGACCTTGGAGAAGACTTGCCGTTTGCCTGTGTGAGTGGGCTTCAGGAGGGTGGCAGCTGGTGAGTTACTGTGAAGTAGTGCAAAGAGAGTTAGAGAACAATGAAGTGCGTATCTGAAAGGCGCATGTGTGTACATTTTGTGAATTCCTTCGAGGCTCCCTTCGGTTGGGTGCAGTTCTCTGCATTTAACCTTAGTGTTCTCAATGACAGAGTCACTCATAAGCAAACAAAAGTTTGTGTTATGCTCAAATTGTTTCCTAAGATACCAATCTTATGGGaacaaattcacattttcaaaGCAAGCATTGTAGCAGAACCAACTACTAATTTCACTACCTTTCAGTTCATCTTTGGGATGTTTTCCAGGACCTTCTTTAAGAGGTGCCAGGAGAAAACTCTTCAGTCTTTGTATTGGGAAAGGCTGTACTTCATTTGGGCAGCTGGCTTGCTATTACCTCATGGACACAATGGCAAATTTCCCTCTTCACTGTGGccaccaggaagctcagagccagATCTATAGCCTATTCCTTATTCATAGGATAGGGAATAGGGAACGATGTGGCCCATCGTTCATGCACTTCTCTACATGACATTGTCTTATTCTCctacctttatttttcctttggccatttcttcattttattctattttatatttttgccttgGTATGTGTATCCAAAAGCCACCTcgagtcctttttttaaaacccagtggggagggcgcctgggtggctcagtcgttaagcgtctgccttcggctcaggtcatgatcccagggtcctgggatcgagccccgcatcgggctccctgctcggcaggaggcctgcttctccctctcccactccccctgcttgtgttcctgctcttgctatctctctgtcaaataaataaaatctttaaaaaaaaaagttaagacttCCTAAGAACTCTTCTCCTGGCTACACCCCTTCTCTGCTCCTGGGGTGCAGGGAACCCTGGCGGCCAGGCCTGGCTGGCTGCTCAGCTTGACATGTCATGTTTAGAGGGTCCAGAGAGCTCCTGCCCAACAGTCTCACAAGAATGTTCTTGTTTGCTCTTCTTTGGCCCCTCCTCCCCGTTAACTTGAAGATGCTCGACTGCCAGAAGAGTCGACCATTGTACCTTTCTTGTTCCAGCATTTGATGCCTTGCGTCCAAAGAATGCTCGAGACGATGTGGCGTtcctgggggagaagcagaagtaAAGCAGGGGTCGGACCTGTCCCTCGGAACCTTCTGTCTGACTCTTAGCTCCAGGGGCTGACAAAGCCTGTCAAAGTCAAAGATGGCATTCCTTTGATCTTGCCAGGCTCTGATTTTTGCCCATGTCTCCCTCTTTAGGAACAAAAATATTGTCACATTAGTATGTTTTGCTCAGCCTTCTAAACCCAGAAATCCAAGAAATCCCATGGCAAGCGGCAGAAATGTGGAGTTTACAGAACAGTGAGCTCTGGTTCAAGGATGAAAACATACACTAGGCAAGCTTGCCAGCCCCCTGCCGCCATCTGAGGGAGCTCCCTGCCAAGGCCCCAGAGGGGTTGGTCCCAGATGACTGACGTGGTCCCCCTTCCTCTTGGGGTCGGTCGTCCTGCCGTTGTTCCTGGCTCCTGCCCTGTGGCTCCCGGTGGAGGCCAGGGGTCTGAAGCCTCACTCCCTAGGTTTGTATCCCGTGATCTAGGGAAGTtacttctcagagcctcagtgtcTCTGTCTGGACCGCAGATATAATCAAGTGattaattatcattattaatcaTATCACATCTCCAGTTGTTGGAAGGGTTCACATAGAGACTCAAGATTATCTCATACAAAAAGCGTCCTCTAAATGGTAGCTATTGTTACctaaaggaagaagggaaaggaccTTGTTGTGACAACCTCTATGACCGTGTCCCTtcgggagggagggaaggggctgatGTTACTCTCCACCCCTACTCCCACCTGCCAGGCGGCCCCTACATCAGAGGACACAGCAAACAGAACGGAAGGACTAGGGGCCTTTGCCTATTCAAAAGGGTGTCAGGCTTCTCCTAGACTCCtgtctcccacccacccccgcctccccccaccccctcagtcaCAAGAAAGCAGGTGGGGAAGATTTTGGATCAGGAGGCAGTTTGCAAGGAAATAAAGGTCTCttgttacttgctttttttttttttttttgcttctgacAGTGCTGAGCCAGTTGGGCCACAAGGGAGCGTGCGACCTGCCTCACTTCAGGTTTCCAGAGGACCCTGGAGGGGCAGCCGGGGAAGAGCAGGGATGATTCCTTCCCGCATCCCTCTTTCCCCCTCGGATGGCCACCTGCCCCCCCCATCCTGTAGTTCTTCTCCTCAGCATAACAGGACCCCCTTTGAAGAGGAACTGGGACCCCAGTCAGGGCCGGTGAGAATCCCCAGGGAGCTTTTGAAAAACACCTTGCGCCCAGGGCCTCACCCCTGTAGTTCTGATCTGACCGGTCTAGGCTtcctccccaggtgattctagcGTGAACCAGGTTTGAGAACCAGATGAGGGAGCTGCTGGCCAGGGCAGCTTGGGGACGGGCTggagagccccccaccccagttctgTTTTGCTGTCCTGAACACCCCAGCCTCAGGGAGGCCTGCTCATCTCCAGAGCACCCCTCCGTGCTCAGTAACTTCTCCCAGATCTCCTTAGGAATCCCAGGGCTTCTAGACACACCTGCGTGGAGAGCCTGGAACGGGTGGGCAAGGGAGCCAGTCCACCTATGCCCCTCCCAGAAGTGTCACCGGCCTGAGGAGAAATAAGGACCCTGCACCGTAGACCTCCCCTCTGCTTGGGTAAGCTCCAAGACCTGCAGTGGGTGAAACTGTGGATAGTACCGAACCCCGTACAAGCTATGTTTTTTCCTCTACATACATACgaatgataaagtttaatttataaatgaggcacagtaagagattaacaaccaTAACTGATAATAAAATAGGACGATCGTAACAATATAACGTGAGTGTGGTCTCTGTAAATATCTTACTCGGTAAATATCACCCTTCTTGTGACAGTGGGAGATGACAAACTAGGCCAGGTGAAGAGACGGAGGGGAGCGGTGGCCACATTGTTGACTACCATTAGGCTCCTACCGACCTCTGTCTCTATGTCAGGAGGAGGCTGATGTGCTCCCAGACCTGGTGTGCCTGGGGGTGACTGAAACCGGGGAAAGCCAAACTGCCATTTCTCATGAAAAGAAATCTACTCAATTTCGATCTCATGCTTAGGAACTCTGGGCCCTCGGATGTcctttcttttacaaaataatgTTGACAACAGATACCGGCAGCTAAGTGGTGGCCTAGATCTATCCtcaccactgccccctcccccaccaatgaaaaagatttatttatttatttatttatttttacaagtcTAGCTATCCCAATGCCTGGAAACTCCTGACCCAGATTCTTCTGCCATGGGTAAATTCCTGGGCTGGGTTCCACTCTCTAGCCTTCAATGAGAGCTGTCAGGTGCGGTTAAGACCGGGTCCCAACACCACCCCTCATCCCTCCCGGGGCTCTCCAGCTAGCCAGGCCATCTGCTTTCCCACCCCAGGTGGGCGGTGGTGGGGGGCGGTCACACAGCCTGCTCCCAGTTGCTCCAGACGGTCCAGTTTCCCACCTCTCCCGGCACTAAATACCCTCCTCTTACAGTGAGGCCCTCCCAGCCAACCCCCGGGGTTCAGCTACATCGCCAACATTAGGGGAACAGCAAGAAAACGGACAAGTTCTTGGCTTGTACtagctttttaaaagatgaaagatctttagggcacctgggtggctcagttggttaagcgactgcctttggctcaggtcatgatcctggagtccctggatcaagtcccgcatccggctccctgctcagcagggagccggcttccccctctgaccctcccccttctcatgtgctctctctcaaataaataaataaaatctttaaaaaaaaaataaaaaataaataaaagatgaaagacCTTTAAAAACTTTGTTGAGGCATAATGGATGTTCAACAACCTCACATTTAAAGTTTATTAGATACTTTCAAAGGATGTTGAAATGTGTTTCAAAACATCTTTACATAAAATTCACAAAGGATTCTCTTTCTTAACACCCTCAAATTTTCAGTCGCTCACCTTACGCAATTTCTGACTACAGGGGGGTGAAGTAATTCCAGGTACCAGCGGCTAGAACACCCTTCGTTCTAGTGGGACTGGGCTCATAATGAGTTGCAGGTGTTTCGTATTGCTTCGCAACTTTAGCTGCCTTTTGACCACGTTTCCTGAGAACAGATGACTTTCCTTTCATCCCTTTATGCCTGGAGCAAGGTTTCGGGAGGGGCGCGCAGGTGGGAAAGTGCTCTGAAGGGAGAGCGCGGCCCCGAGGCCGGTGGGCGAGCCTGTGGGGGCCCTCGCGGCCTCCCAAATCCAGACTCCCGCACAGCTCGATCCACCTCCCAGACAGAAAACCAAATTCTTCGGAGGCTTCCTCAGTAACTGGCACCATCACCCACCAAACACAGGCTCGTAGGTTTATCCTCGCCGAGCACAAATGCAAGGAAGGTGCGCTGGGcgagcgggagggaggggagcccGGAGGAGGCTCGAGAAGGGGAACTTGGATGGAGCCCAGGCTCTGCCCCTGTTCCCGGGGGGAGTCCGCCGCTTCGCGGGATCGCGCCCAGACGGCGCTTGATCCAAAATAAACAGAGCAAACAGCGCGTGGGCAAGAGCGGGGCGCCGGGCGCGGCGAGGGCGCAGACCGAGCGAGCGGGAAAGGGGAGCCGCCGCGGTCGCGCCGAGGATCCCGGCAAAGTTGGAACCGGGAGTCTCGGGTCCCTCCCCCAAAAGTAGAGTCAGAGGAATGTGACGTTAGGGAGGGAGCCTACCTGACACAAACGGGGCTGTTTTTATCTGACTCAGACGACCCAGCCAAATCTGGACAATAGAAAAAGTGTTTCGAATCACGGCCGGAGGGAATGAACCCACAAGGCTTTGGGGAGCGAGTGGCCGCTGCGCAAGGGGCGAGGTCCCTCTCGGACCCCGGCAGAGGCTGTGGCCCGGGCAGCGCAGGTTGGTCGCCCGGGTGGAGGCTCTGGGGACAAAAGGCCGCGGCCCGAGTCCCCGCTGCGAGCCACCCCAGCGAGGCCAACGCGGCGGGTGGACGGAGGGGCCCGGGCTGGGCGCCCCGCGCGTCCCCTGCGCGTCTCCTGAGCCACCCCCCGGTCGGACCGCGCCGCAGCCCCTACCTGGCTCCGGACCGGGGCCCCGGGTACGGCCCCACTGCCGAGGAGTACAGAGTGAAGAGGATCCCCGAGCAGGCAGCCGCGAGCAGGAGCAGAAGCCAGAAGAGGCGGCCGCGCGGGAGCCCCATGCAGCCCTGGCCCGCGGGCGCCCGGTCCGCCGCCGTCCCGGGCGGAGGGCAGAGGCCCGGGTGAGCCGGGCCGGCCTCCCCGAGGCtgcagccctgccctcctccagcccccgcGGCGCCTCCCCGCCCTGCCGCTCCGCTCCTGCCCGGGCTCGCAGCACCCTCGGGGGCCGCGTCGGCGGGCCCCGGGAGCGTGCGTGTCGCCCCCCGGCTCGCGGAGCTGCCCGCGCCCCTCCGGCGCTGCTCTCCGCCCCGGGCACCTGGGCGAGCCGGGGTTTGGGCCGGCCGCTGTCCCGCTGCGGTCAAGGGCAGGCGCGCGCGGGCCGGGGGGCCGGCGAGGGGGGCGGGGCGCCGGGAGACGCCGCCACCTGCCGGGTGGGCCGCGCACTGCTGGCTCCCGGCCCGCGCCCGCCGCTTCCGCACGCCTGACGCCGGGAAAGCCGCGGCAGGGAGGCTCCCCTCGGAAGGACCCTCAGGACCTGTGGGTCTGGCCCCGGCACCTCGGCTCCTTCCAGAAGTGCGGCAGAAATGAGGGGCGCGTTCTCGAGGACGGCTGAGGCGGGGCGGGGAGGATGGAGGCGCCGACCCTGGGTTGGAGGTGGAAGGGGCGGGGTAGGTAGGACTCCCGCCGGGGTGGAATGGATGGGGGGAGCTGAGACCATTCCTCCCCTCGTTTGGTGACTGTCCTGGGCCGCCAGGGCCTCTGGTGTCACCAGGTAGGGCGTCACTTAGAAGGGCAGGGCAGCTTTgcacacccccccgccccgcccttgAAGCAGAGCCCTCCGCGGGAGTGAGCAGTAGGTGGGAGGGTATATTCTCCAGCAGGCAGTCCAGGGTCTTAGGCCTCCAAAGCTTGTGAAATACCGCAGCCCCCAGCTGTCAGGAACTTCAAGGATGAAAGGGACCCCATCCCTTCCAGGAATGTTCTGCCCTCACCTGTCCTTCACGTATGCGAGCAAGTCTGGGCGCAGCAACAGGTATCTGTCCCACTGCGAGACTTCCCGAGAAGCTGGGGCCCGCGCCTCTGGGCAGGAATGGGTCATTCAGGCTCACCTCCTCCTATGTGGGCCAACTCAGGGGGGGTCACAGGAGGGCACTCACAATGGGACGGTTCTTCCCTTCACTCCAAGACTGCCCTCAGGGTGAGCTGCACCTTGCTACCCTCTTGGTGGGCACTACTCAGAATCAATGGCTTCAAGTCTTTCATTTCCACCTTTGTGGGTTTTAGTCCTCAAAATCCCTGTAGATGTCACTTATCCCTTGATCAGCACCTTATCCCCTTTCTTCAGTGGTTAATAAAACGTCAGAccctctctctgagcctgtgAATCCCTCGCCCACCCTTGCTCTCACCAAATGTCTCTCCTACTTCATAGAGAAAAAGGGAATCACTAttaatttctcctcctcctcctcttcctcctcctcctcctccttcttctttcagtcttttcaaatttactgagacttgttttgtggcctaatgtgtgatctatcctggagaatgttccatgtgcacttgaaaagaaaatgtgtattccactgtttctggatggaatattctgtatatatctgttaggtccgtCTGGTCTAAAGTGTCATTCAATGCCAACTATTCATTTCTTCAACTTTCCATCTTTAAACCTATAAGCTTGACTCCCACCACAGCCCAGCCTCCACCTGTCTGGACTCCAGCcttaaggtgtgtgtgtggggggagttCTCCTCCTGTGTGGGAGTTGGCCCCCCACCTCCTGTGTTAATGACTCCAGTCTACCTCCTATGCCTTTAATACCTCAGACCAAGGCCTCCCATCTGTCCacccagtgttcttttttttttttttaaagattttatttatttatttgacagagaggtagacagaagagcacaagcagagggaatggcagaggcagagggagaagcaggctctgcactgagcagggaacccgatgcggggctcgatgccaggaccctgagatcacgacctgagccgaaggcagacgcttaaccatctgagccacccaggcgccctgtccacCCAGTGTTCTTATTCCTCACCTACAACCTCACCCAGCTTCCATCTCTCTGCCCCTGCGTGCCTCCCAGCACGTCAGCCCTGAAGCTTTCTTTCCTGTCCAGGCAGGAAAGATTATGACCCCTG harbors:
- the ST6GALNAC2 gene encoding alpha-N-acetylgalactosaminide alpha-2,6-sialyltransferase 2, whose protein sequence is MGLPRGRLFWLLLLLAAACSGILFTLYSSAVGPYPGPRSGARNATSSRAFFGRKASNAGTRKSPRCRHSLYLAIQKHPHFRALFELSTPVLLSGGLFTQELWDRLSQHKAPYGWQGLSRQAVNSTLSLLNGSESSELFAASGKPLSTCIRCAVVGNGGILNGSRQGLNIDAHDYVFRLNGAVIKGFEKDVGTKTSFYGFTVNTMKNSLISYWNLGFTSVPQGQDLRYIFIPSDIRDYVMLRSAILGVPVPEGPDKGDRPQTYFGPEASARKFKLLHPDFISYLRERFLKSKLINTNFGNLYMPSTGALMLLTALHTCDQVSAYGFITSNYWKFSDHYFERIKKPLIFYVNHDLSLEATLWKNLHKAGILQLYQR